The following coding sequences are from one Odontesthes bonariensis isolate fOdoBon6 chromosome 10, fOdoBon6.hap1, whole genome shotgun sequence window:
- the LOC142390737 gene encoding protein-glutamine gamma-glutamyltransferase 2-like, producing the protein MSEVLDIERCDLNIKSNSSSHHTELYGEERLIVRRGQPFSVILHLSPGSKEFRLGETSFTFIVETGPLPRKESDTKVSFSPQDSTVDTEWSASATNDPTGNTLTVSISSSPNSPIGLYSLTLDQLGQKTSLGQFTLLFNAWCPQDAVFLRSDLKRQEYVLAQYGQIYRGTYKRIKGKPWNFGQFEPGILDICLKILDDNPKFVSDADKDISGRRNPIYVTRVLSAMINSNDDNGVLVGEWEEFSGGTHPGQWIGSGDILRQWAESGPVCYGQCWVFAAIACTVSRALGIPCRVVTNFGSAHDGNANLMIENLYDEDGERIHGEDSVWNFHVWVDSWMTRPDLGNDFDGWQTSDPTPQEKSDGVFCCGPASLKAIREGEVTTKYDAPFIFAEVNADVEDLVRLSNGKFVAFSGSTKSVGRFISTKAVGSNERHDITHQYKYKEGSKEERKVYEKARHHNKLQQKGEEPGIHLKIKLADNMIVGSNFEVYTIIKNNHMEARACTFLFFARAMGYNGKLGDNCGFLSEKVEVPSEGEKRISLKLEYDLYGKAITSDRMIQLSAITIDKQTIDYNKAEKTIVLDEPEIEIKLVGEATLNEPVKTELTLLNPLPEPLQDCSFTIEGVGLTDGRPITAKIGTVDPKQEAKANIEFKPTIAGSGALLVNFDSNKLKNIKSFISVVVRE; encoded by the exons ATGAGTGAAG TCTTGGACATTGAGCGCTGTGATCTGAATATTaagagcaacagcagcagccatcaCACAGAGCTGTATGGAGAGGAGCGTTTGATTGTCAGAAGGGGACAGCCCTTCAGTGTTATCTTACACCTGTCACCGGGCAGCAAAGAGTTCAGATTGGGTGAAACAAGCTTCACATTCATTGTTGAAACTG GTCCATTACCCCGAAAAGAATCTGACACAAAGGTTTCCTTCAGTCCACAAGACTCCACAGTGGACACTGAGTGGAGTGCATCTGCCACTAATGATCCCACTGGAAACACCTTAACTGTCTCTATCAGTTCCTCCCCCAATTCCCCCATTGGGCTGTATTCTTTGACTTTAGACCAGTTGGGTCAGAAGACCAGCTTAGGACAATTCACTCTGCTCTTCAATGCTTGGTGCCCAC AAGATGCTGTTTTCCTGCGGAGTGATTTGAAGAGACAGGAGTATGTTTTAGCACAATATGGGCAGATTTACAGAGGAACATATAAAAGGATCAAAGGGAAACCCTGGAACTTTGGACAG TTTGAACCAGGAATATTGGATATCTGTCTGAAGATTCTGGATGACAACCCCAAATTTGTTTCTGATGCCGATAAGGACATTTCTGGCAGGAGAAATCCGATCTATGTGACCAGAGTGCTGAGTGCCATG ATCAACAGCAATGATGACAACGGTGTGCTGGTGGGAGAGTGGGAAGAGTTTTCAGGTGGGACTCATCCTGGACAGTGGATCGGTAGCGGGGACATTCTGCGTCAGTGGGCAGAAAGTGGTCCAGTCTGCTATGGCCAGTGTTGGGTCTTTGCTGCCATAGCTTGCACAG tgTCCCGTGCTCTGGGCATCCCGTGTCGAGTGGTTACTAACTTTGGATCAGCTCACGACGGTAATGCCAACCTGATGATAGAAAACCTTTATGATGAAGATGGTGAAAGGATTCATGGAGAAGACTCAGTATG gaaCTTCCATGTTTGGGTGGATAGCTGGATGACTCGTCCAGATTTGGGGAATGACTTTGATGGATGGCAAACCAGTGACCCAACACCACAGGAGAAAAGTGATg GTGTTTTCTGTTGTGGACCTGCCTCACTGAAGGCCATCAGGGAAGGAGAGGTGACCACGAAATATGACGCACCATTTATTTTTGCCGAG GTGAACGCTGATGTTGAGGACTTGGTGCGCCTATCTAATGGAAAGTTTGTCGCGTTCAGTGGATCGACGAAGTCTGTTGGACGTTTTATCAGCACCAAAGCTGTTGGCTCAAATGAGAGACATGACATCACTCATCAGTACAAGTATAAAGAAG GCTcgaaagaggagaggaaggtGTATGAGAAGGCCCGGCACCACAACAAGCTACAGCAAAAAGGAGAAGAACCAGGAATTCATCTCAAG ATCAAGCTCGCTGACAACATGATCGTGGGCTCAAACTTTGAGGTGTACACTATTATCAAGAACAACCACATGGAAGCAAGAGCCTGCACCTTCCTCTTCTTTGCCAGAGCAATGGGCTACAATGGAAAACTTGGAGACAACTGTGGATTTTTGTCAGAAAAAGTAGAGGTTCCATCTGAAGGAG AAAAGCGTATTTCCCTCAAGCTGGAGTATGACCTGtatggaaaagcaatcacttcTGACAGGATGATCCAGTTGTCAGCCATCACCATCGACAAGCAGACCATAGATTACAATAAAGCTGAGAAGACTATTGTGCTAGATGAGCCGGAAATAGAGATCAAG CTGGTGGGTGAAGCCACATTGAACGAGCCTGTGAAAACAGAGCTGACACTGTTGAACCCTTTACCAGAACCACTGCAGGACTGCAGCTTTACTATAGAGGGTGTTGGACTCACAGATGGCAGACCCATAACAGCAAA GATTGGGACTGTGGACCCCAAACAAGAAGCCAAGGCCAACATTGAGTTCAAGCCAACCATTGCTGGCTCTGGTGCACTCCTGGTGAACTTTGATAGCAATAAACTGAAGAACATCAAGAGCTTCATCAGTGTTGTTGTGAGAGAATGA